A stretch of the Uranotaenia lowii strain MFRU-FL chromosome 3, ASM2978415v1, whole genome shotgun sequence genome encodes the following:
- the LOC129754252 gene encoding zinc finger protein OZF-like, whose protein sequence is MELIEFQEVCRLCLKQSSTNLNIFSDKNVKDKLTKVFKFTLNDHEQLSKLVCLACYEKIFRFNDYSDMVCQNQAYLSSLLQQGQAPSPFETNTIVPITENEKLDEDPIKIDFKIENNVVEPPPHEDTDLTSDRTDTEIMSSVLQQGQALLPFETNTIVPITGNEKLDEDPIQIDFKIENNVVEPPPHEETDLTLDRTVTEIIIPRKLSRTTKGDNFIKGYLALVCDLCETTSGEFESFKHLQLHYQSQHCVKGYATCCGKKFVRKDRLISHITNHINPGAFKCEICGHTSKDRNLLKIHKKQHLSTGERPFGCTQCDQKFVLRCQLVNHQATHMSEGEKPYRCEACDKTFAFKFVLAKHQKLHSNRGIKDYVCDICAKAFSHKANLKAHMTSHQSERNNSKIQCDVCSQWYKNKETLRTHIRVKHRDQREHRCDQCGKLFPSLSARTAHIRYVHLRETNYGCGQCDKRFRKNVELKEHVAREHHGKPLYQCEYCGKSFASSGNYFLHRKTKHPKEYAERQLV, encoded by the exons ATGGAGTTGATCGAATTCCAGGAGGTGTGTCGCCTGTGCCTCAAACAAAGTTCGAccaatttaaacatattttcggACAAAAATGTGAAAGACAAACTCaccaaagttttcaaattcacg CTCAATGACCATGAGCAACTATCAAAGCTGGTATGCCTGGCCTGCTACGAGAAAATATTCCGTTTCAACGACTACTCGGATATGGTTTGCCAAAACCAGGCCTACTTGAGCTCGTTACTGCAGCAAGGGCAAGCGCCTTCGCCATTCGAAACCAACACAATCGTACCGATAACCGAAAATGAAAAACTGGACGAAGAcccaataaaaattgattttaaaatcgaaaacaatGTCGTGGAACCACCACCGCATGAAGATACCGATTTGACTTCAGATCGAACAGATACTGAAATTATGAGCTCGGTACTGCAACAAGGACAAGCGCTATTGCCATTCGAAACCAACACAATTGTACCGATAACCGGAAATGAAAAACTGGATGAAGACCCAAtacaaattgattttaaaattgagaataaTGTCGTGGAACCACCACCTCATGAAGAAACCGATTTGACTTTAGATCGAACGGTTACTGAAATTATTATCCCCCGAAAATTGTCAAGAACAACAAAAGGAGACAACTTCATTAAGGGCTACCTTGCGCTAGTTTGTGACCTATGCGAGACTACTTCAGGGGAATTTGAATCCTTTAAACATTTACAGCTACACTACCAAAGCCAGCACTGCGTCAAAGGTTACGCTACATGTTGTGGCAAGAAGTTTGTCCGCAAAGACCGACTCATATCGCACATCACCAACCATATCAACCCCGGGGCTTTCAAATGTGAAATCTGCGGTCATACCAGCAAGGATCGTAACCTGCTAAAAATTCACAAGAAGCAACACCTTAGCACTGGAGAACGACCCTTCGGTTGCACACAGTGTGACCAAAAGTTCGTACTTCGCTGCCAGCTGGTCAACCACCAGGCCACTCACATGAGCGAAGGCGAAAAGCCTTACCGCTGCGAAGCATGCGACAAAACGTTTGCCTTCAAATTCGTCCTTGCCAAACACCAAAAGCTGCACTCCAACCGCGGCATCAAAGATTATGTCTGCGACATTTGTGCTAAAGCCTTCTCTCACAAGGCCAACCTCAAAGCTCACATGACCAGTCACCAGAGTGAACGTAACAACTCTAAAATACAATGCGATGTCTGCAGCCAGTGGtataaaaataaggaaaccTTACGGACTCACATCCGAGTGAAGCATCGGGACCAGCGGGAACATCGCTGTGATCAGTGCGGAAAGCTGTTTCCCAGTCTGAGCGCTCGCACTGCCCACATCCGGTACGTTCATCTGCGGGAGACGAACTACGGCTGTGGACAGTGCGACAAACGATTCCGCAAAAACGTCGAACTCAAAGAGCATGTAGCCCGGGAACACCACGGGAAGCCGTTGTATCAGTGCGAATACTGCGGGAAATCGTTTGCCAGCAGTGGCAATTATTTTTTGCATCGGAAAACGAAACATCCGAAGGAATATGCTGAACGGCAGTTAGTATGA